One Vicinamibacterales bacterium DNA segment encodes these proteins:
- a CDS encoding ATP-binding protein, which produces MPPSRPREPRLSHDRRILLMAFASALPGALISLVFLWFTGDFTPKVQWTLTVVILAFCLGFAFALRERVVLPLQTLSNLLAALGEGDFSIRARGARGGDPLGEVMIEVNTLVETLRHQRLDALEATTLLRKVMAEIDVAVFTFDEERELKFVNRAGARLLAQPAERTLGRRADELGLEDCLTGEAPRVINTAFPGGVGRWEIRRSSFRQGGRPHELLVLSDLSQPLREEERQAFQRLIRVIGHEMNNSLAPIKSIAGSLATITEREPLPSDWREDVQRGLSVIASRSESLSRFMSAYARLAKLPPPKLAPLDVSAVVDRVVTLEKGHNIQIAGGPRLTIQGDSDQLEQLLINLLRNAVDAVRETGGGVRVGWQRLPGSSPPGMELWVEDEGPGLSNTGNLFVPFFTTKPGGSGIGLVLSRQIAEAHGGSLMLENRDDRSGCRASLRLPLQPAAPARLEAAG; this is translated from the coding sequence GTGCCCCCTTCGAGGCCGCGCGAGCCGCGACTCAGCCACGACCGCCGCATCCTGCTGATGGCGTTCGCCTCGGCGCTGCCCGGGGCGCTCATCTCGCTGGTGTTCCTCTGGTTCACCGGCGATTTCACACCCAAGGTCCAGTGGACCCTCACGGTCGTCATCCTGGCCTTCTGCCTCGGGTTCGCCTTCGCCCTGCGCGAACGCGTCGTCCTGCCGCTGCAGACCCTGTCGAACCTCCTCGCCGCGCTCGGTGAGGGAGACTTTTCCATCCGCGCCCGCGGCGCGCGCGGCGGCGACCCGCTCGGCGAAGTGATGATCGAGGTCAACACCCTGGTCGAGACGCTGCGCCACCAGCGGCTCGACGCCCTGGAAGCGACGACGCTGCTGCGCAAGGTGATGGCGGAGATCGACGTGGCGGTGTTCACGTTCGACGAGGAACGCGAGCTGAAGTTCGTCAACCGCGCCGGCGCGCGGCTCCTGGCCCAGCCTGCCGAGCGGACGCTCGGGCGGCGCGCCGACGAACTGGGGCTCGAGGACTGCCTGACCGGCGAAGCGCCGCGCGTGATCAACACCGCGTTCCCCGGCGGCGTCGGCCGCTGGGAGATCCGCCGCAGCTCCTTCCGCCAGGGCGGGCGGCCGCACGAGCTGCTGGTGCTGTCCGACCTGAGCCAGCCGCTGCGCGAAGAGGAACGCCAGGCGTTCCAGCGCCTGATCCGCGTCATCGGGCACGAGATGAACAACTCGCTCGCGCCGATCAAGTCGATCGCCGGCAGCCTGGCGACGATTACCGAGCGCGAGCCGCTGCCGTCGGACTGGCGCGAGGACGTCCAGCGCGGCCTCAGCGTCATTGCGTCCCGGTCGGAGTCGCTGAGCCGGTTCATGAGCGCCTACGCGCGGCTGGCGAAGCTGCCGCCGCCCAAGCTCGCGCCGCTCGACGTCAGCGCCGTCGTCGATCGCGTCGTCACGCTCGAGAAGGGGCACAATATCCAGATCGCCGGCGGACCGCGGCTGACGATTCAGGGGGACAGCGATCAGCTCGAGCAGTTGCTGATCAATCTCCTCAGGAACGCGGTGGATGCCGTCCGCGAGACGGGCGGCGGCGTGCGGGTGGGGTGGCAGCGTCTGCCGGGATCGTCGCCGCCGGGCATGGAGTTGTGGGTCGAGGACGAAGGGCCCGGCCTGTCGAATACCGGGAACCTGTTCGTGCCGTTCTTCACGACGAAGCCGGGCGGGTCCGGCATCGGGCTAGTGCTGAGCCGCCAGATCGCGGAAGCGCACGGCGGTTCGCTGATGCTGGAGAATCGGGACGATCGCAGCGGGTGCCGGGCCAGCCTGCGCCTGCCGCTGCAGCCTGCCGCGCCGGCGAGACTCGAAGCCGCGGGATGA
- a CDS encoding tryptophan 2,3-dioxygenase family protein, producing the protein MSDDRTRPILPGTAASDYERYLRTEELLSLQKTRDEVVHRDEHLFQTVHQSSELWLKLACLEIDEAAALIAAGSPAGATRLLRRACDCMSLVTSQLHMLDHLSPADYAVVRTALGHGAGFDSPGFRQVHRVSPPLGEAFEALLARRGVTLLDVYTRGYELDDLYQLAEQLTTWDERVILWRFHHLKVVERIIGGHVIGTQGTPVEVLGKRVDVRFFPALWAVRDEMTRGSSDEAET; encoded by the coding sequence ATGAGTGACGACCGCACGAGACCGATTCTTCCGGGGACCGCCGCGAGCGATTACGAGCGCTACCTGCGCACCGAGGAGCTGCTGTCGCTGCAGAAGACGCGCGACGAGGTCGTGCATCGCGACGAGCACCTGTTCCAGACCGTCCATCAATCGTCGGAACTGTGGCTGAAGCTGGCATGTCTCGAGATCGACGAGGCGGCAGCGCTGATCGCCGCCGGCAGCCCGGCGGGCGCGACGCGGCTGCTGCGCCGCGCGTGCGACTGCATGTCGCTCGTCACCTCGCAGCTGCACATGCTCGATCATCTCTCGCCGGCGGACTACGCGGTGGTCCGCACCGCGCTCGGGCATGGCGCCGGGTTCGATTCTCCGGGCTTCCGGCAGGTGCATCGCGTATCCCCGCCGCTCGGAGAGGCCTTCGAGGCGCTGCTGGCCCGCCGCGGGGTCACGCTGCTGGATGTCTACACGCGCGGATACGAGCTCGATGATCTGTATCAGCTCGCAGAACAGTTGACGACCTGGGACGAGCGCGTGATTCTGTGGCGCTTCCACCATCTGAAGGTCGTCGAGCGGATCATCGGCGGGCACGTCATCGGCACGCAGGGAACGCCGGTGGAGGTGCTGGGGAAGCGGGTCGACGTTCGCTTCTTCCCGGCGTTGTGGGCGGTGCGCGACGAGATGACGAGGGGAAGCTCAGACGAAGCTGAGACGTGA